The following coding sequences lie in one Longimicrobiaceae bacterium genomic window:
- a CDS encoding SET domain-containing protein-lysine N-methyltransferase, with translation MPALIPGPPYPFRLRNSRIHGRGAFATQLIPAGTRIIEYKGERISNEEADRRYPDDPANRHHTFLFSIDDEVVVDAAFRGNASRWINHSCDPNCDAVIDDGRIFIEAVRDIAPGEELVYDYNFILEERHTPAMKRRYPCHCGAPSCRGTILAKKR, from the coding sequence ATGCCCGCGCTGATCCCCGGACCTCCGTATCCCTTCCGCCTCCGCAACTCGCGCATCCACGGGCGCGGGGCCTTCGCCACGCAGCTCATCCCGGCGGGGACTCGGATCATCGAGTACAAGGGGGAGCGGATCAGCAACGAGGAGGCCGACCGCCGCTACCCGGACGATCCCGCGAACCGGCACCACACCTTCCTCTTCTCCATCGACGACGAGGTGGTGGTGGACGCGGCCTTCAGGGGGAACGCCTCGCGCTGGATCAACCACTCCTGCGACCCCAACTGCGACGCGGTGATCGACGATGGCCGCATCTTCATCGAGGCGGTCCGCGACATCGCCCCGGGCGAGGAGCTGGTCTACGACTACAACTTCATCCTGGAGGAGCGCCACACCCCCGCCATGAAGCGGCGCTACCCCTGCCACTGCGGCGCCCCCAGCTGCCGCGGGACCATCCTGGCGAAGAAGCGCTGA
- a CDS encoding BsuPI-related putative proteinase inhibitor, translated as MLRVLAVPLLLALAAACADPSAAAYRSVARDGLVLTLSASPAAVTPGDTVRLVARLANHNAHPVRLDFSSGCQVLPYVLGPGGKTVYPYGGGWGCFAALTHLELAPGEVKETAYSWTAQSYAYDAQKGGPVYSPLPAGSYLAHAALNGTLNGARIELRSNAETVQVR; from the coding sequence ATGCTCCGAGTCCTCGCCGTCCCGCTCCTTCTCGCCCTGGCCGCGGCCTGCGCCGACCCGAGTGCCGCCGCCTACCGGTCCGTCGCGCGCGACGGCCTGGTCCTCACCCTCTCCGCTTCCCCGGCCGCCGTCACCCCGGGCGACACGGTGCGGCTGGTGGCGCGCCTGGCGAACCACAACGCCCACCCGGTGCGGCTGGACTTCTCCAGCGGCTGCCAGGTGCTCCCGTACGTGCTCGGCCCCGGCGGGAAGACGGTGTACCCGTACGGCGGCGGGTGGGGGTGCTTCGCGGCGCTCACCCACCTAGAGCTGGCCCCGGGCGAGGTGAAGGAGACGGCGTACTCCTGGACGGCGCAGAGCTATGCCTACGACGCGCAGAAGGGCGGGCCGGTGTACTCGCCGCTCCCGGCGGGGAGCTACCTGGCGCACGCCGCGCTCAACGGAACGCTGAACGGGGCGAGGATCGAGCTGCGCTCCAACGCGGAGACCGTGCAGGTGCGGTGA
- a CDS encoding TetR/AcrR family transcriptional regulator — protein MVRYPKDRKEQTRRRIVEAASRAYREQGVSGVGIGELMQSVGLTHGGFYAHFPSKDALVAEACDRGVSELSSRLFAEAEERGGADGLRLLIRGYVSRLHRDDPGVGCTMPSLAADVSRAAPEVRAGFTRTLRRFLARVAELLPSRAEEAPAEEPPDEALVLASGMVGAVLLARAVDDPELSDRILLAARRFYTGAFAEGAGRAPE, from the coding sequence ATGGTGCGCTACCCGAAGGACCGCAAGGAGCAGACGCGGCGCCGCATCGTGGAGGCGGCGTCGCGCGCGTACCGGGAGCAGGGGGTCTCCGGGGTGGGGATCGGGGAGCTGATGCAGAGCGTCGGCCTGACCCACGGGGGCTTCTACGCGCACTTCCCCAGCAAGGACGCGCTGGTGGCGGAGGCGTGCGACCGGGGAGTCTCGGAGCTTTCGTCGCGCCTGTTCGCCGAGGCGGAGGAGCGGGGCGGCGCAGACGGGCTGCGCCTCCTGATCCGCGGCTACGTGAGCCGCCTGCACCGCGACGACCCGGGCGTGGGGTGCACCATGCCCTCGCTGGCGGCGGACGTGTCGCGCGCGGCGCCGGAGGTGCGCGCCGGCTTCACCCGCACGCTGCGCCGCTTCCTGGCGCGCGTGGCGGAGCTCCTCCCCTCGCGGGCGGAGGAGGCGCCCGCGGAGGAGCCCCCCGACGAGGCGCTGGTGCTCGCCTCGGGGATGGTGGGTGCGGTGCTCCTCGCCCGCGCCGTGGACGACCCGGAGCTGAGCGACCGCATCCTGCTGGCGGCCCGCCGGTTCTACACGGGCGCGTTCGCGGAGGGGGCCGGCCGGGCTCCGGAATGA